The following are encoded in a window of Anopheles stephensi strain Indian chromosome X, UCI_ANSTEP_V1.0, whole genome shotgun sequence genomic DNA:
- the LOC118508112 gene encoding protein FAM107B: MMRPISTSQSVMTDAQGLIVPKKLVNPVLESIDRQNLHREMMFNQKIGKSVLNQKSELQRALEKQKERQVLAAQNLAKQTEQTIATELGRVIMQRAQRLEQQKGGSGTGGNDPTAGSINPEYLNARAKLRATVDTK; this comes from the exons ATGATGCGCCCGATAAGCACAAGCCAAAGCGTCATGACGGACGCCCAGGGACTAATCGTACCAAAGAAGCTGGTCAACCCGGTgctcgaatcgatcgatcgacaaaATCTGCACCGCGAAATGATGTTCAATCAGAAGAT tGGCAAAAGCGTACTGAACCAAAAGTCGGAACTGCAGCGTGCGCTCGAAAAGCAAAAGGAGCGTCAGGTGCTGGCGGCACAAAATCTCGCCAAGCAAACGGAGCAAACCATTGCGACCGAGCTGGGCCGCGTCATCATGCAGCGGGCCCAACGGTTGGAGCAGCAGAAGGGTGGCAGCGGGACGGGCGGGAACGATCCGACCGCCGGTTCGATCAATCCCGAGTATTTAAATGCACGCGCCAAACTGCGGGCCACGGTCGATACGAAATGA